A stretch of the Diprion similis isolate iyDipSimi1 chromosome 14, iyDipSimi1.1, whole genome shotgun sequence genome encodes the following:
- the LOC124414567 gene encoding uncharacterized protein LOC124414567: protein MRNVEIKAKIRDREDITSKAKILSNSQGTVIKQHDTFFRVPIGRLKLRKFEDGSGDLIYYDRPDTEGPKLSNFSKTTVCKADVQGIAEVLKNSNGVIGIIQKLRVLYLVGQTRVHIDNVDGLGDFMELEVVLTDDQSLEDGQKIANELMAKLGVQQDDLIAGAYLDMKTTSN, encoded by the exons ATGCGGAACGTGGAAATCAAAGCTAAAATACGAGACAGAGAGGACATCACGTCAAAAGCGAAAATCCTGAGTAATTCCCAGGGAACTGTAATCAAACAGCACGATACATTCTTCAGAGTGCCAATCGGCCGCCTGAAACTacgaaaatttgaa GATGGTTCTGGGGATCTCATTTACTATGACAGACCAGATACCGAAGGCCCGAAGCTCAGTAACTTTTCTAAAACTACAGTGTGCAAAGCAGATGTCCAAGGCATAGCAGAAGTACTGAAAAACTCTAACGGAGTTATCGGTATAATCCAAAAGCTCAGGGTGCTGTACCTTGTCGGTCAAACCAGAGTCCATATCGACAATGTAGATGGTTTGGGTGATTTTATGGAACTTGAG GTGGTCCTTACCGATGACCAGTCGCTGGAAGATGGACAAAAAATAGCTAATGAATTGATGGCCAAACTGGGTGTTCAACAAGATGATTTAATCGCTGGTGCTTACTTAGATATGAAAACCACAAGTAATTGA
- the LOC124414569 gene encoding cofilin/actin-depolymerizing factor homolog has translation MASGVTVADACKTTYEEIKKDKKHRYVIFHIKDEKQIDVEVIAPREATYDAFLEDLQKGGPEECRYGLFDFEYTHQCQGTSEASKKQKLFLMSWCPDTARVKKKMLYSSSFDALKKSLVGVHKSVQATDLAEASEEAVEEKLRANDRN, from the exons ATG GCATCTGGTGTGACTGTAGCAGACGCCTGCAAGACGACGTACGAGGAAATAAAGAAGGACAAGAAACATCGGTATGTAATCTTCCATATCAAAGATGAGAAGCAGATCGACGTAGAAGTGATTGCACCCCGAGAAGCAACCTACGATGCTTTCCTCGAAGATCTTCAAAAGGGCGGTCCTGAAGAATGCCGTTATGGTCTATTCGATTTTGAATATACCCATCAATGTCAGGGAACCTCAGAG GCttccaagaaacaaaaacttttcctGATGTCGTGGTGCCCCGATACTGCTAGAGTTAAGAAGAAGATGTTGTACTCTAGCtcatttgacgccctgaaaaAGTCTTTGGTTGGTGTGCACAAGTCTGTTCAAGCAACGGACCTAGCAGAAGCATCCGAAGAGGCCGTTGAAGAGAAACTTCGAGCCAATGACCGGAATTAA
- the LOC124414559 gene encoding RNA polymerase-associated protein Rtf1: protein MPKRKNQALIDSDSSGSASESGSDLDNDLLSLAKKKKGKSQEDSQSNNEDASHSDVKQAKQADSDTSDSDDDWGAKGGSKTKKKKQPAKRSKRKVTKSSSDDSASEKDDAKVSEPEEGEVSDSDGSDSESSQEEFNDGYDDKLMGDAEDQARLAQMTEKEREQEIFKRIEQREIMKTRFEIEKKLRLAKKQELKKQKESKKKDKSTDEKKFDRAPDPKERSKDRKKTIEEKQDKKFHAMSLLKARREEKKEREEKEKQRIELQQQQSKDAEEEELEDDHKGGSNKTKLKASDIYSDDSGSSDSQEEDEPARATSQRRSSSSDSRDSDSETDKKSVTSTKSRPKKPIYVNTKEDLNKVRLSRHKMERFVHLPFFDRVVQGCFVRIGIGNNNGKPVYRVAEISGVCETGKIYQLGGTRTNKGLKLRHGAQERVFRLEFVSNQEFTETEFFKWKETCALQGISLPTFDEIEHKLKDIKEALVYEFKEEDIEKIVREKERFKQNPSNYAMKKAQLMRERDAANCRGDDETASRLNLQLGELEERASELDKMRTATISSISYINDRNRKRNVEEAEKAIMEEIKANKGKKIDDPFTRRSTKPRMVFKPDEEEVATVPSNNSGNKGSPQQTDDTPTTNNDKENAEAKKKSGSEDLFNAHDFDITIDLEVPLPSNPVSVLPKPVSNVKDTGPRRSLNLEDYKKKRGLI from the exons AtgccgaaacgaaaaaatcaaGCCCTTATCGACTCCGACAGCAGTGGAAGCGCGTCGGAAAGCGGATCTGACCTGGATAAC GACTTACTCTCTCTGgctaagaagaaaaaaggtaaatCACAGGAGGACTCCCAATCCAATAATGAAGATGCTTCTCACAGTGATGTTAAACAAGCTAAGCAAGCGGACAGCGATACTTCAGACTCGGATGATGACTGGGGTGCCAAGGGTGGCTCAAAAActaagaagaaaaagcaacCTGCCAAACGTAGTAagagaaaagttaccaaatcGAGCAGCGATGATAGTGCGAGTGAAAAAGATGACGCTAAAGTATCGGAGCCCGAAGAAG GAGAAGTCTCGGATTCCGATGGAAGTGATTCGGAATCAAGTCAGGAAGAATTCAACGATGGTTATGATGATAAATTGATGGGAGATGCGGAGGATCAGGCACGTCTTGCACAGATGACAGAAAAAGAACGAGAGCAGGAAATTTTCAAGCGTATAGAACAGCGAGAAATTATGAAGACCAGGtttgagattgaaaaaaagttgcgcCTAGCCAAGAAACAAGAgctaaaaaagcaaaaagagtCCAAAAAGAAGGATAAAAGTACAGATGAAAAGAAGTTCGATCGAGCTCCTGATCCCAAAGAGAGAAGCAAAGATCGTAAGAAGACAATCGAAGAAAAGCAAGACAAGAAATTCCATGCTATGTCACTGCTCAAGGCTAGacgtgaagagaaaaaagaaagag aagagaaagagaagcagAGAATAGagttgcagcagcagcaatccAAAGATGCTGAGGAAGAGGAACTAGAAGATGATCACAAAGGCGGTTCTAACAAGACTAAGCTCAAAGCATCAGATATTTATTCAGACGATAGTGGATCATCGGACAGCCAAGAAGAAGATGAGCCTGCAAGAGCAACATCACAACGTCGATCCTCATCCAGTGACAGCAGAGATTCAGACTCGGAGACGGACAAAAA ATCTGTAACTAGCACCAAGAGCAGACCAAAGAAGCCAATTTACGTGAACACAAAGGAGGATCTAAACAAAGTTAGATTATCACGTCACAAAATGGAAAGATTTGTGCACCTTCCATTCTTCGATCGAGTCGTGCAAGGCTGTTTTGTCCGTATTGGAATTGGTAATAACAATGGTAAACCCGTTTACCGTGTCGCTGAAATTAGTGGGGTTTGCGAAACAGGTAAAATATACCAATTGGGAGGTACAAGAACCAATAAGGGATTAAAGTTGAGACACGGAGCACAGGAACGAGTTTTCCGATTAGAATTCGTATCTAATCAAGAATTCACAGAGACGGAATTCTTCAAATGGAAAGAGACATGTGCACTGCAAGGAATTTCATTGCCAACATTTGACGAAATTGAACACAAGCTGAAGGATATCAAGGAAGCGCTGGTTTATGAATTCAAAGAAGaagatatagaaaaaatagtcagagaaaaagaaagattcaAGCAAAACCCGTCCAATTATGCTATGAAGAAGGCTCAATtgatgagagaaagagacgcAGCAAATTGCAGAGGCGATGATGAAACGGCGAGTCGACTTAACCTGCAGCTTGGAGAACTGGAAGAACGGGCTTCAGAACTAGACAAAATGCGAACTGCCACTATTTCCAGTATTTCGTACATCAATGATCGCAATAGAAAGCGAAACGTTGAAGAAGCTGAGAAAGCAATCATG GAAGAAATTAAGGCTAacaaaggtaaaaaaatagaCGATCCATTCACCAGACGGAGTACAAAGCCAAGAATGGTATTCAAGCCAGATGAAGAGGAGGTAGCTACAGTACCTAGTAATAATTCCGGGAATAAAGGAAGCCCTCAGCAAACGGATGATACGCCGACAACAAATAACGATAAGGAGAATGCCGaggcaaaaaagaaatctgGAAGTGAGGATTTGTTCAACGCTCATGATTTTGACATCACGATAGATCTAGAAGTACCTTTACCTA gcaaCCCAGTCAGTGTTCTACCGAAACCAGTAAGCAACGTTAAAGATACGGGACCCAGGCGATCTTTAAACTTGGAGGATTATAAGAAGAAACGTGGTCTAATCTAA